In Synergistaceae bacterium, the sequence CGGCCTCCCGCCCGGCGCTTTCTCTGTTTCCCACGTCCCAGGCGACGAGGGCGTTGGCCTCGCAGCCGAGGCGGCGGTGGTCGAGAGACGCGCCGATACGTCGAAGGACGCCCGTTCTCTTCAATCGTTTCAGCCGTTCCAGCAGGGCGTTCTCCGTTGTTCCCGCCCGGCGCGCCGCCTCGGCGAAGGGGCGCGCTGTGACGGGGAAACGAATCTGCAATGAAGCCAGAACGGCGGAGTCCCCGGCGGTGATTTTTTCCCCCTGTATTGTCTTTTCATTTATTATCTTTTCATGCAAACCTGATTCATCTGAATCCAATGCCTCAAAATCCCGTTTCGTATTTGTCTCCGGAGCGTCGGACAAGCGGAAGACGGGTTTCAGTTTGAGGCGGGTCGTCGTCCTCAGCGCGACGGAAGGACAGCCGGTGAGACGCAGGTCCTCCAGAAAGCGCTTTTTTGCGGCCGGGCCCTTCAGCAGGGCCGTGCACCAGAGGTTCACCTCGTGTCCCCGGATGTAACTGTGCGTGACCTCCTGCCGTGAGGGCGAGGCAATGCGGGCGGCGACAGAGGGGATGTCGCCTTCGGGAACGACGAGGCCGCAAAGGAATCCTTCGTATCCCATCTTTTCGAAATCCAGAAAAGCCCCGAAGGAGCGAATGAGACCCTCCTGTATCATGTCGTCGGTCAGGCGCAGAGCCGTCGTCTCCTCGCAGTTCAGCTCTTCGGCGATCTTTCGCCAGGGAAATGGCGTGAAGGGCAGTCCGGCCTGAAGGCGTTCGGCCAGTCGTTTTTTTAAAAACTGTTTATCTGAATTTTTTTCGAAAATTGTGGATAAAATCATGGATAAGTCGCTCCTTTTTCGGAGATTTCCCGATCCTCCAGCGTGCAGCCGGGGTCTTCGCCCAGAGGGTCGCCGGTCAGAGCCCAGGCCCGGGCGCGCATGTTTCCCCGGCAGAGCGGCAGCCAGCGGCACCTTCCGCAGCGCCCGCCGAGGGCCGGCAATCGGGGGGACGTTTCTTTTTCCCCGCGGAGATGTGTCGCGATGCGGGTCCAGTGCCCGATCGGACGGTGCCAGGAAAACTGATCGGCGAAAGTAATCCCGTCCCATCGCACGGAGAGGATACCGCGTCCGCTGCGGCCTCCGCCGCCGGCGGACAGGAGAGCGAGAACGCCTTCCGCCCGGGGGTCGTCGTTTTCCTTCAGAGTCAGGTAAAGCAGAATACCGTCCGCAAAGTTCCCGACCGTCAGCACCTCTTCAGGCGCCTGCCCCTGGTCGGCCCACCCGAACAAATATCGAAGGACGTCCCGCATTTCCCCGCGGGAGGGGACGAACGCCTTTTCCTCCCGACCTCTTCCAGAGGGGATGAAGTGGTAAAAACAAATCCGGTCGACGGCCAGTTTCGTCGTCAGGGATGCCACGCGGGGAAGCTCCGGCAGCAGGGGACGGGCCATCGTAAATCGCAGCCCCACGCGGCAACCCGCTGTTTTAAGGGCGCGTATGCCGGTCAGTGCCCGCTCAAAAGCGCCATCCACGCCCCGGAAGGCGTCGTGTGGATTATTATCTCCCCCGTCCAGACTGACCCCGACGTATCCGACGCCCTGTTCTTTTAAAAAAGTTCCTGTCCGTTGGTCAATCCGCGTCCCGTTGGTGGAGAGGGAGATTTTCAGTCCCAGGGCCGCGGCGTGGGAGACAATTTCAAAAAAATCGGGATGCATCAAAGGTTCTCCGCCGGACAGCAGCAGAGACGGAGGCTTCAGTTTTGCGATATACTCCAGAAAGGCAAAGGTTTCCTCCCGCGTCATGGGAGCGTGGGAGGGGACGGAAGCATAACAGTGCCGACACCTGAGATTGCAGGCGTTGGTCATGTGCCACACAATGACGGGAGGAACCTGACGCCCCGAAGGAGGAAAACGCGCCCCATCTCCGGGAAAGGTTCCGCCGCGAAGGAGTTTTGTCAGATGAATCAGGGCGACACCTCCAAAACCTGAGAAAGTGAACTTGACTGAGTTATTATAAAACACGAAACACGAAGATCGAATAAAATACACAACAGGGAGGCAGGCCATGGCATCGCACCTTGATCGGGAATCAGACCGGGAAAAGGAAAATAAGACGGGAAAAAATCCCGTCAATTCGCTGTCCGGAGTGTTTTTCTTCGGGCGGATGCTCTCGGCGGCGTTTCTCATGGGCGGTTACGTTTTTGCCGGCGTGTATATCGCGGACTGGATGGGACGCAGAGGCTGGTCCTCCGTTTGGGTCGTAATCATGCCCATCGCCGCCAGTCTTTTGGGGCTCTGGCAGGGTTGGGTGTTTATTCGCGGGCTGGGCAGAGAGATCAAAAAGTCAAAAAAGCCCTGAAGTTCAGAACCTCTGCCCCGACGTCATTTTTCGGAACTGACCTCCGAGAGCCAGCGGTCCACTATGCGTTTTTTGTTCTGAGCCGCCTTCTCCCGGTCGTAGTTGATCAGCTTGATCTCGTGGAGTGTCGGTAACCCCTTCTCCGCGGAGACGTCGCCCCGCACGGGGAAGAAGTACGTTTTTGCCTCGACGATGGCCCTCTGACCGTTTTTGCTGATAATCCAGTCCACCAGAGTTTTGGCCGCCTCCAGATTTTTGGCCCCCTGCAGGATGGATATGGCGGCGGCCTCGAATCCCACGCCTTCCTCGGGGAAAAAGACGTCGACGGGAAATCCCGTACCCGCGAGTTTCAAAAGCCCGGGCGTAAACTGAATGGCAATTTGTGTTTCTCCGGCGGCGAGGCTCTGAGCGGGACCGGTGCCACTTTGGGTGTAGGCCTGAATGTTGGGGTGCAGTTTTTTCATGAAGTCGAAGGCCTTCTCTTCGCCCCACAGCTCAATCAGCGTGCAGACCAGCGAGTAAGCCGTTCCCGAGGACTGAGGGGAGGGCATCTGAATGATGCCTTTGTAAGGGGGTTTCAGGAGGTCCTGCCAGGTTTTCGG encodes:
- a CDS encoding radical SAM protein — its product is MFYNNSVKFTFSGFGGVALIHLTKLLRGGTFPGDGARFPPSGRQVPPVIVWHMTNACNLRCRHCYASVPSHAPMTREETFAFLEYIAKLKPPSLLLSGGEPLMHPDFFEIVSHAAALGLKISLSTNGTRIDQRTGTFLKEQGVGYVGVSLDGGDNNPHDAFRGVDGAFERALTGIRALKTAGCRVGLRFTMARPLLPELPRVASLTTKLAVDRICFYHFIPSGRGREEKAFVPSRGEMRDVLRYLFGWADQGQAPEEVLTVGNFADGILLYLTLKENDDPRAEGVLALLSAGGGGRSGRGILSVRWDGITFADQFSWHRPIGHWTRIATHLRGEKETSPRLPALGGRCGRCRWLPLCRGNMRARAWALTGDPLGEDPGCTLEDREISEKGATYP
- a CDS encoding ABC transporter substrate-binding protein — its product is MKKVFVLKGLVVWALLMLSTTAFAAPLTVYSSVDEENGRAILAAFTRATGVEVEAVFLSSGPAMSRIESEKAEPQADVWFGAPAENHVLAKEQDLTQSYIPKEVKNLAPFFKDPDGYWHAFYMNPLGLGVLTQELAKTKKPAPKTWQDLLKPPYKGIIQMPSPQSSGTAYSLVCTLIELWGEEKAFDFMKKLHPNIQAYTQSGTGPAQSLAAGETQIAIQFTPGLLKLAGTGFPVDVFFPEEGVGFEAAAISILQGAKNLEAAKTLVDWIISKNGQRAIVEAKTYFFPVRGDVSAEKGLPTLHEIKLINYDREKAAQNKKRIVDRWLSEVSSEK